The genomic window CGACCGCGGCGGTCAGCAGGAGAGACAGGGCCATCAGCTGCTCACCCGCGCCCCTGGGCATGGCCAGGCGAGCGAGCTCGGCACGCTCGGCCGCGATCGTCAGGACCAGGAAGGCGACCAGCCAGGGGAGCACAGCCCCGACGTCCGTGCGCAGCCACAGGGCCGCACCACCGGCCGCGAGTATGCCGCCGAGCAGCTGGACCAGGACAGTCACCTCGTGCGCCCGTTGCCAGAGCGCGGCATAGACCGCGACCAGCGCCAGGCAGCCCAGGACCAGAAGGACCTGGCCGACAACCAGGGGTGCAGGACTGATCAGGGCCAGACCGCCGGCTCCGAGGAGCCCAGGGGCGAGGGCCCCCCACAGCCTGCGCAGTGCCTGCGCCCGCTCCAGGGCGATGACGGTGCCGAGGAAGCCGAGCACCATGAGCATGCCGTGCACATCCGGCAGACGGTCGAGGGTCACGGGTGCGGGCAGACCGAGCAGCAGGAGTGCGGCGTTCAGGCCGGCCAGCATGCTGATGCCGCCGCCGGCCAGGAGCAGGAACCGGGTGGGTCGGGTCACGGGTGGTGCTCGTGCGAGTGGCCGTTGTCGTGCGAGTGCCCGTGGTCGTGCTCGTGCGGGTGGTCGTGGGGGTGCTCGTGCCCGCCCCCGAGGAGGTGTCCGCGGCCATCGGTCAAGGGTGCCTGCGGGGGAGGTGTCGAGGCGTCCACCCGTTCCCACTCCGCACCGGCGAGCGACATCGCGGCAGCCGGGAACAGGCCGTTGTCCTCCTTGTCGATGTGGGTCCGGAGAGCGAGCTCAAACTCTGGCGCCCGTGCGAAGGCACCGCCGACGACCACCTCGAGCAGCTCGTCGAGGGTGGTGTGCTCTCCGCACAGCACGTCGATGTGGTCGGTGAACTCCTCCTGCTCGCGCATGACGCTGAACAGCCCGACCTCCTCGGCCTGGGTGTGCGGGTGCAGCAACCGGGCCACGACCTCCGCGGTGGCCCGGACCTCCGCTGCGTCCCCGGCCTGGGCCGCCCGCACCATCAGACCTGTCGCATTGATGATCTCGTCGTGCTCAGCCATGAACCGGCCGACGACCGTGATCGACTGACAGCCACAGTAGGAACACATGGGCACACTCCTTGGTCTGTGCGGGCGGTGGCTTCGCGGGGCAGGGCTGCGCGGCGATCTGCGGACGATGCCGCGGCCGGGGGACGGACGTGAGCGTCCGGTGGACGCGACCTAGCGCGTGCGGGTCAGTCGCAGGGTCCAGGCCTCGGGGCCGGGCACGAGGTACTCGACGTCGATGGCACCGCTCTCGCGGTCGTTGATCTGGGCGAGCAGCGGCTTGGGGTCGTGCGGAGCCACCAGGTCGAGAGCGCCGCCGACCTTGACCGCGGACAGTGCCCCGAAGACGGTGGCGTGGCGGATCGCGTGCGGTATGGCGCGGACGTCAAGCTCGGGGACGTCATGGTCGTGCTCACCGCAGGTGCAGGCAGAGGCGGACTGGCCGGACACGTCCTGGACGGGAATCTCGCTGGTCATGGTGGGTTCTCCTGGGGTTTGCGGTTGTGACTCAAGTATTATTACACTCACAATGTGAAGAAATCGAACCGGCTCGGACCCGAGCCCTGGCGCCCGTCTGGTGCGACGGATCAGTCGCCCGCCGAGCGGGTTCTGGCGGCTCTGACCGAGCAGGTGGGGCCGGTCACGACCGCCGAGCTGGTGGCGGTCATCGGGTTGCACGCCAACACTGTGCGGGCCCACCTGCAGGAGCTCACCGAGGCAGGTCTGGTGCGGATGGAGACGGTGGCCTCCGTGGGTCGGGGGCGACCGGCCCACCGCTACTCCATCACCGACGAGGGGCGCGCCGTGCCCCGAGTCAACGACCCCGCGTTCGCGGAGTACCGCGGCCTGACCACGGCCTTCGCGACCTATCTCGCATCGAGGTCGGACAACCCCTCCGACGAGGCCCGCGAGATCGGTCGAGCCTGGGGCCGTCAGCTCGGTGACGATGCGGGCCCGGGCCGCGCTGACCCCGCAGGCATGATCATGCAACTGCTGGCCCGACTCGGTTTCACACCGGTCCCTCCTCCTGCCACCAACCCGGGGGAGGGGATAGCGCTCCGGACCTGCCCGCTGCTGGAGCTGGCGGAGGAGATGCCCGAGGTGATCTGTCAGGTCCACCAGGGACTGGTCGAGGGAGCGCTGGACCAGGCCGGCGCCTCGAGCGTGGGGGTCGAGCTCCTGCCCTTCGCCGAACCGGGAGCATGTCGGTTGCACCTACGGCCCTGAGACACGGCACAATATGACACCACGTAGTAGGTGGGAGGGGCCTGGCGTCCACACCACCACGGCATCCACCGCCACGGCGTGTGCACACCACTAAGGAGCGCGATGTCCGAGCTAGCGGGCACCACCACCGACACCCCGACGACGAAGGCGCCCCGCCGCGCCTGGCTGATGCTGATCATGGCCACCCTGGGGTTCGCCGTGAACTTCTGGGCCTGGGCGTTGCTGAGCCCACTGGGCCCACTCTGGCGGGACAACAACGCCCTCGGCGACATCACCGAGGGCGACGTCGCGCTGCTCGTGGCTGTGCCGGTCATCGTCGGGTCCCTCGGCCGCATCCTGGTCGGCGCCTGGACCGACCGCTACGGCGGCCGGGTGATGTTCCCCCTGGTGTCCGCAGCCACGATCGTCCCCGTGCTGGTCATCGGCTTCTGGGCGCAAAGCTCCCTGATCGCCCTCCTGATCACCGGCATTTTCCTCGGCATCGGCGGCACCGCCTTCGCCGTGGGCGTGCCCTTCGTCAACTCGTGGTTCCCGCCCGCCCAGCGCGGGCTGGCCATCGGCATCTTCGGAGCCGGCATGGGCGGCACTGCCATCAGCGCGTTCACCACGGTCCCGCTCTACAACCAGTCCGAGTCGCTGCCGTTCCTGGTCACCGCGATCGCCCTGGCCATCTATGCCGTGGCCGCGTGGCTGGTCATGCGGGACGCGCCGGGACGCACGATCCCGACCACGTCGTTGGTCGCCCGCGTCGTCGCCAACTCCAAGCTGTCCATCACCTGGATGCTGGCCTTCCTCTATGCCGTGGCCTTCGGCGGCTACGTCGCCTTCTCGGTCTACCTGCCGTCCTATCTGAAGGTGGCCTACGAACTCGACCCCGGTGACGCCTCCAACCGGATGGCCGGCTTCGTCATCGTGGCGGTCATCGGCCGGCCCCTCGGCGGGTGGCTGGCCGACAAGCTCGGTGCCATCGAGGTGCTCTCCGGATGCTTCCTGGTGGTGGCCATCGGTGCGACGATCGCCTCCACCACGCCGATCCTGGAGCACCTGGGCACCTTCGCGTTCCTGGGGATGGCTGCCGCGCTGGGCGCCGGCAGCGGCGCAACCTTTGCCCTCATCGCCAAGGTGACCGAGCCGGCCCGCGTCGGCGGGGTCACCGGCATCGTGGGTGCCGCCGGCGGCCTCGGTGGCTTCCTGCCGCCGCTGCTGATGGGCTACATCTATGGCCGCACCGAGTCCTACGCGCTCGGTCTGCTCCTGCTGGCCATCACGGCCATCGTGGCGCTGATCCTGACGATCACGCTGGTGCGCAAGAAGCAGGCCGAGCCGGCCACCGCCTGACCACTCTGGCGGGCCCACACCGCCACCGGCTCGAGCACCGGCGGGTGGCAGCATTGGGCGGTGCGCCGCGTCCTGCTCGACATCACCCCGCTGCGGCAGTCGCGTCCCTACCGCCACCTCTATCTGGGGATGGTCACCTCGGGCATCGGTGCCCAGCTGGCGACCACCGCCATCGCTCTGCAGATCTATGCGCTGACCGGATCATCGTTCGCCGTCGGTCTGGTCGGCCTCTATGCGCTGGTCCCGATCGTCGTGCTCGGGCTGTATGGCGGGGCGGTGCTCGACACCCACGACCGCCGGACGGTGGCTCTGGTCGGCGGGATCGTGCTGTGGGTTACCGGCGGTCTCAACGTGGCGCAGGCGGCGCTCGGCAACACCGAGGTCGGCGTGCTCTATGCGCTGGTGGCGCTGCACAGTGCTGGGTTTGCCATCATGAGCCCGGCCAGGTCGTCCATCTATCCGCGACTGCTGCCCCTCGAGCAGCTGCCCGCGGCGAACGCCCTGAGTGTGGCCTCGATGAACATCGCGATGACGGTCGGGCCGCTGCTGGCCGGGGTGATCGTCCAGTTCAGTGGCTACACCACGGCATACATCCTGGACGTCCTGCTCTTCACCGTCGCGATGTGGGGACTGTCGGCCCTTCCCCCCATCAGGCCCGAGACGAAGGCGACCAGGAGGGCACCCGGCCTGTCGAGCGTGGTCGACGGCCTGCGCTTCCTGGGCACCCGCCCCAACGTGCGGATGACCTTCCTGGCCGACTTCTGCGCGATGATCCTGGCGCAGCCCCGAGCGCTGTTCCCGGCGATCGCCGTGGTGGCGCTGGCCGGCGGGGAGGCCACCGTGGGCGTGCTCTCGGCCGCCCTCGCGGTGGGGGCAGTGGTGGCGATGATGTTCTCCGGCCCGCTCGGTGCGGTCATCCACCAGGGACGCGCCGTGGTCTGGGCCGTGGTGGCCTGGGGCGTGTGCATCGTCCTCGTCGGACTGGCGGTGCTGGGCTCCGGACGCGTCTTCGGTCCCGGCGCGGCCCTGGTGCTCGCCTGCCTCGGTCTCGCGGCGGCGGGAGCAGCGGACTCGGTCTCGGCGGTCTTCCGCAACACCATCCTGCAGGCGGCGACACCGGACCACCTGCGAGGGCGGTTGCAGGGGATCTTCATCGTGGTGGTGGCTGGCGGCCCCAGGCTCGGCGAACTGGTCTCTGGCACCATCGCCTCCGCGTGGACGGAGTGGGGAGCACTGCTCCTCGGTGGTCTGGCGTGCGTCGTCGCGATGCTGAGCCTGGCACGGGTCCAGCGGGGCTTCCTGACCTATGACGCGCGCGATCCGCAACCCTGAGCGCTGAGGCGCTCGCCCACCAGCTCCACGTGTCGCGTACGGCCATAGGCGGCGGCCGGCCAGGCCTCGCGCGGCTGTTCCGCTAAATATGCCGGTCGCGCCGACGACTTCAGACAAAATGCCGTTTTAGCGCATGGGATCGTGCCCTAATCCAGCCGTAAGGTGGGTCGAAACTGCAGGTCACGACACGCGTCTGCCCCCCTGTCGCGACTACGGTCAACGCGCTAGGGTGGCGCCCAAGTGCATTCCGCTAAATCGCACGGAGAGATGGTCACCATGACAGCGCAGCCGTCGGGAGCGGGCTTGGAGCTGCTCCGCTCTGACGTGCGCCGACGCCTGTTCG from Ornithinimicrobium cryptoxanthini includes these protein-coding regions:
- a CDS encoding MFS transporter, whose amino-acid sequence is MSELAGTTTDTPTTKAPRRAWLMLIMATLGFAVNFWAWALLSPLGPLWRDNNALGDITEGDVALLVAVPVIVGSLGRILVGAWTDRYGGRVMFPLVSAATIVPVLVIGFWAQSSLIALLITGIFLGIGGTAFAVGVPFVNSWFPPAQRGLAIGIFGAGMGGTAISAFTTVPLYNQSESLPFLVTAIALAIYAVAAWLVMRDAPGRTIPTTSLVARVVANSKLSITWMLAFLYAVAFGGYVAFSVYLPSYLKVAYELDPGDASNRMAGFVIVAVIGRPLGGWLADKLGAIEVLSGCFLVVAIGATIASTTPILEHLGTFAFLGMAAALGAGSGATFALIAKVTEPARVGGVTGIVGAAGGLGGFLPPLLMGYIYGRTESYALGLLLLAITAIVALILTITLVRKKQAEPATA
- a CDS encoding hemerythrin domain-containing protein, with the translated sequence MCSYCGCQSITVVGRFMAEHDEIINATGLMVRAAQAGDAAEVRATAEVVARLLHPHTQAEEVGLFSVMREQEEFTDHIDVLCGEHTTLDELLEVVVGGAFARAPEFELALRTHIDKEDNGLFPAAAMSLAGAEWERVDASTPPPQAPLTDGRGHLLGGGHEHPHDHPHEHDHGHSHDNGHSHEHHP
- a CDS encoding MFS transporter, with the translated sequence MRRVLLDITPLRQSRPYRHLYLGMVTSGIGAQLATTAIALQIYALTGSSFAVGLVGLYALVPIVVLGLYGGAVLDTHDRRTVALVGGIVLWVTGGLNVAQAALGNTEVGVLYALVALHSAGFAIMSPARSSIYPRLLPLEQLPAANALSVASMNIAMTVGPLLAGVIVQFSGYTTAYILDVLLFTVAMWGLSALPPIRPETKATRRAPGLSSVVDGLRFLGTRPNVRMTFLADFCAMILAQPRALFPAIAVVALAGGEATVGVLSAALAVGAVVAMMFSGPLGAVIHQGRAVVWAVVAWGVCIVLVGLAVLGSGRVFGPGAALVLACLGLAAAGAADSVSAVFRNTILQAATPDHLRGRLQGIFIVVVAGGPRLGELVSGTIASAWTEWGALLLGGLACVVAMLSLARVQRGFLTYDARDPQP
- a CDS encoding DUF2249 domain-containing protein, whose protein sequence is MTSEIPVQDVSGQSASACTCGEHDHDVPELDVRAIPHAIRHATVFGALSAVKVGGALDLVAPHDPKPLLAQINDRESGAIDVEYLVPGPEAWTLRLTRTR
- a CDS encoding helix-turn-helix transcriptional regulator, whose translation is MKKSNRLGPEPWRPSGATDQSPAERVLAALTEQVGPVTTAELVAVIGLHANTVRAHLQELTEAGLVRMETVASVGRGRPAHRYSITDEGRAVPRVNDPAFAEYRGLTTAFATYLASRSDNPSDEAREIGRAWGRQLGDDAGPGRADPAGMIMQLLARLGFTPVPPPATNPGEGIALRTCPLLELAEEMPEVICQVHQGLVEGALDQAGASSVGVELLPFAEPGACRLHLRP